CCTCTTTCTTGCCGACAGAGATATTTTGTTCTTTTGTCTATGCTAGATGTTATTATGTTCAGCGTAGGGATCTTTGGGCTTCTTTGCTTTTGGTTAAGCCTGTTTTGGGTCCCTGGCTGGTTGGGGGCGACTTTAATGTCGTCAGGGATGCGTCTGAGTGCTTGGGCTCCCGTGGTGGTAGGTTGCTACCCATGGAGGAGTTCAACACTTTTATTCTTGATTCTGGCCTTATCGATGCTGGTTTTGAGGGGTCTTCATTCACTTGGACGAATAAGACCGTTTGGAAGCGGTTGGACAGGGTCTTGGTTTCTGTTGATTGGGGAGATCATTTCAGCTCGATTCGAACATCTCGCTCGTACTGTTTCGAATCACTGTCCGCTTTTGGTTACCGCTCCTGTTTTTGCCTGTGGGCCGAGCTCGTTTCGCTTCCAGCGTATGTGGGTTAGGCACCATGGTTATTTGCAGACTGTGAGGCTTAATTGGAATCTGCCTTGCAGTCTGAGCGGCATGCCTCGGCTTTTTGCCAAGATGAAGCGTCTCAAGCATCACCTCTGGTGGTGGAATCGGGATGTTTTTGGTAACATCTTTGATAGACTCACTGAGGCTGAGAGGGCTGTTCGTTCAGCTGAGGATGTCTGTGAGGTCGACCCTTCTGATGCGAATTGGACTTCTCTGTCCGATCGCAATGAGGATCTGGCCCGTATCACCGccatggaggcggatttttggAAACAGAAAGCGGCTTGCCATTGTCTTGAGAATGGTGAGCGGAACACCAGACTCTTCCATAATATGGTGAGGAAAAAGCGTGTGACAAACAAAATTTTCAGCATATGGGAGAATGGGGTCTGCCTGACGTCTCAGGATTTGATTCAGCAGTCGGGAGCCTTTGTTTTTCCAGGATCTTTTTACCGGGGAGCCCTCTGCACTCGATTGCCCTGATTTTTCGGGTTTTCCCTCGGTTATCTCTGTCATGGAGAATGACGGTATTGCTGCGATTCCCTCTTTGGAGGTGGTCCGCGCGACCGTCTTCTCCATTC
This region of Primulina eburnea isolate SZY01 chromosome 14, ASM2296580v1, whole genome shotgun sequence genomic DNA includes:
- the LOC140812322 gene encoding uncharacterized protein, producing MNCLICNIRGLRGSESQQRLHAFVKEKQIKVLAVLEPMIDLDPRFMTRRLGFSGVISNLSDHIWVFFAADVRAKCVFDHAQFLHIRVFASFLPTEIFCSFVYARCYYVQRRDLWASLLLVKPVLGPWLVGGDFNVVRDASECLGSRGGRLLPMEEFNTFILDSGLIDAGFEGSSFTWTNKTVWKRLDRVLVSVDWGDHFSSIRTSRSYCFESLSAFGYRSCFCLWAELVSLPALSGMPRLFAKMKRLKHHLWWWNRDVFGNIFDRLTEAERAVRSAEDVCEVDPSDANWTSLSDRNEDLARITAMEADFWKQKAACHCLENGERNTRLFHNMVRKKRVTNKIFSIWENGDLFTGEPSALDCPDFSGFPSVISVMENDGIAAIPSLEVVRATVFSIHPDSVAGPDGFSSAFFQHCWEIVHQDVFGPVLDFFRGSPMPRGFTATTITLIPKYSRLRDVVERLVSPNQSGFVPGRMISDNILLAQELTHSITLPTRGGNVILKLDMVKAYDRVQWRFLFDVLRHFGFSERVVALVSACISHFHFSVNINGSLSGFFGSTRGLRQGDPLSPLLFILGAEYLSRGLDRLFPF